The Streptomyces sp. NBC_01463 DNA window GGCCGGTGGGATTCGAACCCACACAGGATTGCTCCCAGATGCCCCTAAAACACCCGCCGATACCAGTTTGGCTACGGCCGCATACTTGGGTCCATCGTAGCGGGCGGGATGGTCTTCGGGGCAGACAGGTCACCGCTCGCGGACTCCGAAACGGCTGTCTTCTTCCGGCACCAGGTCTCTGTGAGTGCGTGGCAATTCGGGCACAAATAGCGCAGGTTCTCGGCCCGGTTGTCCAGCCAGTTGCCGTTGACGTGGTCGATCTGGAGCGTGATCGATCGACCCAGCCACTCGCCAGTGTTGCCACAGGACGTGCAGCGGTACGTTACGCCGAGCTCCTGGAGCGCCCGGTGAAGGCGTGTTCGGTTCGCTCGAGTCGATCCCTGCGGCATGATCACGAGTGCTGTTGGTGCAATCTGCTTCTGCTTCGGAACTTGTACAGATGCCCACGAGCGGCGTTTGAAGTGGCTTGTATCCAGTTCCATCTGCAGGATCTTGCGTCGTACCCGCCGGTGGTTGGAATCGGTCACCTCAAGGCCGAGCGCCTGAACGACCTCGACGTAACTGAAAGCCTTCCGTACTGCAGTACTCAGGCCTTCCTCTGGGATGTAGACGCGGGCGTTGCGGAAGTGGCAGGTGTTGATGCTCCTCCTGCGAAGCATTGCAGCCACTGCGGCGCGTGATCGGCCGTCATCCGGGACGCCAAGAGCTCGCGCCACCCCGCGGACGGACTGGCTGGAGTCGGCGGCAGCCTGCAGTTCCTCGGCACTGAACAGGAGGTCCAACTGGGGGCGATTCATTCCAGGGAAGTGGCTGACGTCGATCCCCGCAGCCGCGATGCGACGGGCTATGTGAGACAGGGTGCCCGTGGCCGGAGTGGCGCCCAGTTTGAGGACGACCTCGCGCAGGGATGATGACGACGTCGCTGCGGCGGCGATGGCCGCATCAGGGTATTTGCGCCACGGACTGCGCTGCTTGAAGTGAGTTGTGTCGAGTCCGAGTTCCGTGACCTTCGCCTTGAGTGTGCGGTGCCTTCCGCCGCTCTCCTTCAGGCCCAGTCGGCGCATGAGATCGGTCCAGTTGCTTGCGGCT harbors:
- a CDS encoding HNH endonuclease; amino-acid sequence: MSEVYDPARLALAVEAASNWTDLMRRLGLKESGGRHRTLKAKVTELGLDTTHFKQRSPWRKYPDAAIAAAATSSSSLREVVLKLGATPATGTLSHIARRIAAAGIDVSHFPGMNRPQLDLLFSAEELQAAADSSQSVRGVARALGVPDDGRSRAAVAAMLRRRSINTCHFRNARVYIPEEGLSTAVRKAFSYVEVVQALGLEVTDSNHRRVRRKILQMELDTSHFKRRSWASVQVPKQKQIAPTALVIMPQGSTRANRTRLHRALQELGVTYRCTSCGNTGEWLGRSITLQIDHVNGNWLDNRAENLRYLCPNCHALTETWCRKKTAVSESASGDLSAPKTIPPATMDPSMRP